In a single window of the Neospora caninum Liverpool complete genome, chromosome VIIa genome:
- a CDS encoding putative hydroxyacylglutathione hydrolase encodes MATHMHGFDPMVSGETSVPAQTDTSSAVATKQAACVDPAEPRKVVAAAKKAGVDLKMCLCTHKHLDHSGGNEELSATHPEIEIVGSGYEQTPGVQKTVRDGDSLSLGSLQIRVLHAPCHTGGHVLYFVTSPQQPHLAPIIFTGDTLFVGGCGRFFEGSAGQMCHALLDVIRPLPKETRVYCGHEYTKSNLEFALRVEPDNTDLQEKYRWTVEQRNANRPTIPSTVEQETRFNPFMRVEERTVQEAMHSVGDKVETMQRLRDMKNRS; translated from the exons ATGGCGACGCACATGCATGGATTCGATCCCATGGTGAGTGGTGAGACCTCCGTGCCCGCCCAAACGGACACGTCGAGtgcagt agCGACGAAACAGGCTGCCTGTGTGGACCCCGCTGAGCCACGAAAG GTGGTAGcagccgcgaagaaggctgGCGTCGACTTGAAGATGTGTCTCTGCACACACAAGCATCTGGACCACTCGG GAGGCAATGAGGAGCTTTCGGCGACACACCCAGAAATCGAGATTGTCGGCAGCGGCTACGAGCAGACGCCGGGAGTTCAAAAGACAGttcgagacggagacagcctcTCTCTAG GCTCTCTACAAATCCGcgtcctgcatgcgccgtgtCATACCGGCGGACACGTTCTCTACTTTGTCACTTCTCCGCAGCAACCGCACTTGGCACCGATCATCTTCACAG gaGACACTTTATTTGTCGGCGGCTGCGGACGTTTTTTTGAAGGTTCTGCGGGGCAAATGTGCCACGCTCTGCTGGATGTCATCAGACCGCTCCCAAAGGAGACCCGGGTGTATTGTGGCCATGAATACACGAAGTCGAATCTGGA ATTTGCTTTGCGGGTGGAACCGGACAACACGGATTTGCAGGAGAAGTACAGATGGACGGTCGAGCAACGGAATGCGAACAGGCCAACAATTCCGTCCACAGTCGAGCAG GAAACGCGATTCAATCCCTTTATGCGCGTCGAGGAGCGAACAGTGCAGGAGGCGATGCATTCCGTGGGAGATAAAGTCGAGACCATGCAGCGTCTCAGAGACATGAAGAACCGTTCTTGA
- a CDS encoding putative aldo/keto reductase family oxidoreductase: MTHLAPLSRSLFLPAYTSFPSRGPAGQDPDAQRPSGVHTAPASPPSALGRRRTSLEAEDRQRKLEGDGSSASALRREGDDRICAGDERGSPGRGGAVEIPRLLYGTAWKKEHTERLIKHALLAGFTGVDTACQPKHYDEPGVGRGIQAFLRERNLSRSSLFIQTKFTPLEGQDRTKPLPYNPHASVHEQVQQSLQTSLANLKVDYLDSVLLHSPLRTLEKTLEAWRSLEEAVDEGVVRLLGIRKFCQEHSVVYEAFWTLTANPHMLRSTPVREAARSFNCTPAQAWFRYLLEKGLVVLTGTTSETHMREDLDVLNLDFSQAAFDAVDSEVERFT; encoded by the exons ATGACGcacctcgcgcctctctcccgctctctcttcctccccgcctacacttctttcccctcgcggGGACCAGCCGGCCAAGACCCAGACGCCCAACGCCcctcgggtgtacatacagcgcccgcctcgcccccgtCCGCGCTCGGCAGGCGCAGAACCTCGCTCGAAGCTGAAGACCGACAGCGGAAgctcgagggagacggctcctctgcctcggctttgcgccgagagggagacgacagaATCTGtgccggagacgagagaggttCCCCTGGCCGTGGAGGAGCGGTCGAAATACCGCGCCTCCTCTACGGCACGGCCTGGAAGAAGGAGCACACCGAGCGCCTCATCAAACATGCCCTCCTCGCAGGCTTCACGGGCGTCGACACAG CGTGTCAACCCAAGCACTACGACGAGCCGGGCGTGGGCCGCGGGATTCAGGCGTTTTTGCGGGAGAGGAATTTGTCGCGGAGCTCACTTTTCATTCAAACAAAATTCACGCCACTCGAGGGACAAGACCGCACCAAGCCGCTTCCGTACAACCCGCACGCCTCTGTGCACGAGCAAGTGCAGCAGTCGCTGCAG ACATCTCTCGCCAATCTGAAAGTCGACTACCTCGACAGTGTGCTGCTTCACTCGCCTCTGAGGACTCTGGAGAAGACACTCGAGGCGTGGAGGTCTTTGGAGGAGGCAGTCGATGAAGGCgttgtgcgtcttctcggc ATTCGGAAGTTCTGTCAGGAGCACTCCGTGGTGTACGAGGCCTTCTGGACGCTGACGGCGAATCCCCACATGCTCCGATCCACTCCCGTTCGCGAAGCAGCTCGCAGTTTCAACTGCACGCCTGCGCAG GCGTGGTTCCGCTACCTGCTCGAAAAAGGCCTTGTGGTGCTCACAGGCACGACTTCGGAGACGCACATGCGCGAAGATCTGGACGTTCTGAACCTGGACTTCTCGCAAGCTGCGTTCGACGCAGTGGACTCCGAAGTCGAGCGATTCACGTGA